CATCTTTCTTCAATACCATTGAATATACTAAATAAAGCACAACAACCATAGCAATAGTTACTCCCAAAAATGTCGCTATAGTTTTCATATTTAGCAAAGATTCCTTCACTTTTACTACTTCTTTAGATTTGTGATTGTCTATTTTATCATCTTCTGGAAGTTCTCTAATTGCATTAAAGAACTCATCAACTAACGCTTCTTTTATTTCATCATCGCCACTGTCAAACGTGTCTAAATTAGCAAGCGGTATAGTATCTTGCTTTTCAAATTTAGCATCCATATAGGCATTTTGTTGTAATTTACTGTATATATCATCTAATTGCTCAACTTTACCAGTATCTTCAAATGTCTCTTTAACTTCTACATTCTCTTCTACTGCAATATTTTCTTCAGCAATCTCTTGTGGTATTTCTTGCTCTATTTCTATTTTTTCAACAACTATTTCTTCTTCTTTTGCTGTTTCTTTCATTGATTTTTCAGAGTTGTTAAACACACTTCTGATATTTTTTCTTTCTTTGATTATTTTTTTGCGCTCTTTTTCTTCTTGTTTTTGTCTTAAATAAATCTCTCTTTTAATAACTTCTGCATATGCTGCAAAATCGTTTTTTAATCCATTGTAATTGATATATCTTCTCTCTCTACAATTCTTTACTATTGCCTTTATTTCCTTAGGCAATTTTCTAGTTTTAGGATCTTTAAAAAAGTCTGTTAACATATCTGCAAAATTATTAAAAAGAACTGTTGAATCAAGTTTCATATAGCTTTTGTCTAATATAATCAATCCCAAAAATGACATTTCATCATTTAAGTCAATTATTACATTCTCATAGCTAAATAGAGAACAAAGTATTTGTATAGGTAAAAACCTAAGCTGATCTAATTTTTCCAACAAGAATTCTGTATAGTTAATCCTTTGCTCATCACTCAATTCATTTTTATCAAGGTAGCTTTCTATTCCAAAACTTTCCTCACTTTTTATTATCAAATACCTAACTTGCTCTTCTTCATAAATCGAATCATAGCAGCCTAGTACTTCATTCATTCTATCAAAATTTACAAGTTCAAATGGTTTTTGATTAATAATCGCATGAACTAAATATGTTTCATCTGTTCTCTTATGTTTACAGAAAAAGACTTTTTGTTCCTCTGTTTCGAGATAGATCTTCTTTATTCTTAAGTCTCTAAAAGTCTCACTATTCATAAAACCGTCCTCTCATTTTATATTTATTTTATCTATAAAACATGGAAGTTTAGATTTTTAAGTTTCATCCTGAGTTTTTCTTCAAAACGACTAGTTTGCACTTTATTTTTTGCACTTCCCATTACTATATCTGTTATACCCAATTCTTTGGCCGTTTTCGTCAATACTTTGAGAACTTCATTATTTCTTTTTACTATTAGTTCCGCATCAACTTCTTTCGAAACTTCAAATAAGTATTCCAACGCTTCACTGTCATCTAATTGATAAAGAAATTTATCCTTCTCATTTACTACGTGAATAACGTATAATTTACTATTTTCATCAGAATGATCTATGAGTACTTTCCCCTCATGTATCA
The Tissierellales bacterium DNA segment above includes these coding regions:
- a CDS encoding universal stress protein UspA, with translation MESNIMVCVTQQKNCERLIHEGKVLIDHSDENSKLYVIHVVNEKDKFLYQLDDSEALEYLFEVSKEVDAELIVKRNNEVLKVLTKTAKELGITDIVMGSAKNKVQTSRFEEKLRMKLKNLNFHVL